A window of the Leucothrix mucor DSM 2157 genome harbors these coding sequences:
- a CDS encoding proline--tRNA ligase: protein MKVSQFPISTLRDTPADAEVISHQLMLKAGLIKRLASGLYTWGPYGLRVMRKVENIVREEMDRAGAVEVLMPTIQPAELWQESGRWDEYGPELLRVTDRSSREFCFGPTHEEIITDYVRNEINSYKQLPVNYYQIQTKFRDEVRPRFGVMRSREFIMKDAYSFHLTEESLQETYDTMYAAYQRIFNRLGLDFRPVQADNGSIGGNASHEFHVLADSGEDDIAFSDTSDYAANIEMAVNAPSTTPRPEATQEMVEFATPGLKTIDSLAEAMNIPATQQIKILLVKGEEGSTVALLVRGDHNLNEIKAEKIDGILSPLTFETEEKIIELTGSRPGSLGPVGLSIRIIADHATAPLADFVCGANKEDHHLKGVNWVRDLPEPEFADLRNIVEGDPSPDGQGKVLIRRGIEVGHIFQLGTKYSEAMNATVLNENGKSQTITMGCYGIGVTRVVAASIEQNYDDNGIIWPASMAPFQIAIAPLNYNKSEEVKATADKLYEELVAAGYEVLLDDRIIRPGAMFADMELLGLPHRIVISDRGLKNQQLEYKSRTAAEAEVIELADVHNVIKAKLGA from the coding sequence ATGAAAGTATCCCAGTTCCCTATTTCCACTTTACGTGACACTCCGGCTGATGCCGAGGTGATTAGTCATCAGCTGATGCTAAAAGCCGGCCTTATCAAGCGACTTGCTTCTGGCCTTTACACTTGGGGCCCGTATGGCCTTCGGGTTATGCGCAAAGTTGAAAATATTGTCCGTGAAGAAATGGATCGCGCCGGTGCTGTTGAAGTCCTGATGCCGACCATTCAACCGGCAGAACTGTGGCAGGAATCTGGCCGCTGGGACGAATACGGCCCTGAGCTGTTACGTGTAACCGACCGTAGTTCACGTGAATTCTGTTTCGGCCCAACGCACGAAGAAATCATCACCGATTACGTGCGCAATGAAATTAACAGCTATAAACAACTGCCGGTTAATTACTACCAAATTCAAACTAAATTCCGCGATGAAGTACGCCCACGTTTTGGTGTGATGCGCTCTCGTGAATTTATCATGAAAGATGCTTACTCATTCCACCTGACTGAAGAATCGCTACAAGAAACTTACGACACCATGTATGCGGCTTATCAGCGCATCTTTAACCGCTTAGGTTTAGACTTCCGTCCAGTACAGGCGGATAACGGCTCCATCGGTGGTAACGCTTCTCATGAATTCCATGTATTAGCGGACTCTGGTGAAGATGACATCGCATTCTCAGATACCAGCGACTATGCCGCGAATATCGAGATGGCAGTTAATGCCCCAAGCACAACCCCTCGCCCTGAAGCGACTCAGGAGATGGTGGAGTTTGCAACGCCGGGCCTGAAGACAATAGATTCACTGGCTGAAGCGATGAATATCCCAGCCACTCAGCAAATTAAGATTTTGCTGGTTAAAGGTGAAGAAGGCTCAACTGTTGCACTGCTAGTGCGTGGCGACCATAACTTAAATGAAATTAAGGCTGAAAAGATTGATGGCATTTTATCGCCACTGACGTTTGAAACCGAAGAAAAGATCATTGAGTTAACAGGTAGCAGACCTGGCTCACTGGGTCCGGTTGGCTTATCCATTCGTATTATTGCTGACCATGCCACGGCACCACTGGCTGATTTTGTGTGCGGCGCGAACAAAGAAGATCACCACTTAAAAGGTGTGAACTGGGTACGCGACTTACCAGAGCCTGAGTTTGCCGATCTGCGTAATATTGTAGAGGGTGACCCAAGCCCGGATGGCCAAGGTAAGGTACTGATCCGCCGTGGTATCGAAGTGGGTCACATCTTCCAGCTAGGCACCAAGTATTCTGAAGCGATGAATGCAACCGTGCTGAATGAAAACGGTAAGAGCCAGACAATCACCATGGGTTGCTATGGTATTGGTGTTACCCGTGTTGTGGCCGCCAGTATCGAACAGAACTACGATGACAACGGTATTATCTGGCCTGCATCAATGGCACCGTTCCAGATTGCTATTGCACCGCTGAACTACAACAAGTCTGAAGAAGTGAAAGCAACTGCAGATAAGTTGTATGAGGAACTGGTTGCAGCGGGTTATGAGGTGTTATTGGATGATCGCATTATTCGTCCCGGCGCAATGTTTGCGGATATGGAGCTGTTAGGCTTACCACATCGCATCGTTATTTCAGATCGCGGCCTGAAAAATCAACAGCTTGAGTACAAATCACGTACCGCAGCTGAAGCCGAAGTGATCGAACTGGCTGACGTACACAACGTTATCAAAGCAAAACTGGGCGCATAA
- a CDS encoding DUF4124 domain-containing protein → MNKLILPFLLLAVGLSSTVQAEIYKWTDSDGKTHYSATPPQDSSAKAEQIGEKIKFNVGKVKSSEEKDDEPEQTATPAAEEADKTPRKNIYKGDRSPARLAYCKNLENNIHILENNENANIIEEGGTEPLGTDERNLRLTQAKEKLAKNCEDISS, encoded by the coding sequence ATGAACAAGCTAATCCTGCCATTCTTATTGCTTGCTGTTGGATTAAGTTCGACAGTGCAAGCCGAGATTTACAAGTGGACAGATAGTGACGGCAAAACTCACTATTCGGCAACCCCGCCACAAGACTCAAGTGCTAAGGCTGAACAGATCGGCGAAAAAATCAAATTCAATGTCGGCAAAGTGAAGTCCTCTGAAGAAAAAGACGATGAGCCAGAGCAGACAGCGACACCGGCTGCTGAAGAAGCTGACAAAACGCCTAGAAAAAACATCTACAAAGGTGATCGCTCACCGGCGCGTTTAGCCTATTGCAAAAACCTTGAGAACAATATTCATATTCTGGAAAATAATGAGAACGCCAACATCATCGAAGAAGGTGGCACTGAGCCACTAGGGACTGATGAGCGTAACTTGCGTCTGACACAAGCCAAAGAAAAGCTGGCGAAAAACTGCGAAGACATTTCCTCATAA
- a CDS encoding DUF4190 domain-containing protein: MSMPVSIGFPSVRMSIAALFCGVLSLFLGLVAAIPGIIVGHIARARIKNNPYRFGGSRLALAGLSISYLGLLMSLVFFTCMFIYPEYLEWVAHHTGQSLILAESVHY; the protein is encoded by the coding sequence ATGTCAATGCCGGTTAGTATAGGTTTTCCAAGTGTGCGTATGTCGATAGCTGCATTATTTTGTGGTGTGTTATCGTTATTTTTAGGATTAGTGGCGGCGATTCCCGGCATTATTGTTGGGCACATTGCACGAGCCAGAATTAAAAATAATCCGTATCGTTTTGGTGGTTCTCGCTTGGCATTAGCGGGTTTGAGTATTAGCTATCTGGGCTTATTAATGAGTCTGGTATTTTTCACCTGCATGTTTATCTATCCCGAGTACCTGGAGTGGGTCGCGCATCACACTGGCCAGAGTTTAATTTTGGCGGAGAGTGTTCACTACTAA
- a CDS encoding Spy/CpxP family protein refolding chaperone, whose product MNKTKTVLAALLVTAMSAGATTAMAHDDDGHHGKRSHDYSQEGKHHGSKHHGEKRHDGERHGSKHHGEKRHNGERHGNKHHGEKRHGGKGHGNKHQHGKRQGGEQMMRFMAKKLNMTDAQKMQIKELRTAQKAKMQPLREQSRTLRQEMMKLDTTSADYSTQVAALADKKANIDRQSFILKSELRQQFNAVLTDEQRATMKSMQEKRQERMQKRMEKQEAKKAAKAEKTKAETPAPAEADKETKAAE is encoded by the coding sequence ATGAATAAAACTAAAACTGTATTAGCCGCTTTATTGGTAACAGCAATGAGCGCTGGCGCAACGACTGCAATGGCTCACGATGACGATGGTCACCACGGTAAGCGTAGCCACGATTACTCTCAGGAAGGTAAACACCACGGTTCAAAACATCATGGCGAGAAACGTCACGATGGCGAGCGTCATGGTAGTAAGCATCACGGCGAAAAGCGCCACAATGGCGAGCGTCATGGCAACAAGCATCACGGTGAAAAGCGCCACGGCGGCAAAGGCCATGGTAACAAGCACCAACATGGAAAACGCCAAGGTGGCGAGCAGATGATGCGCTTCATGGCAAAGAAACTCAACATGACTGATGCACAGAAAATGCAAATTAAAGAATTACGCACCGCACAAAAAGCTAAAATGCAGCCTCTGCGTGAGCAAAGCCGCACACTTCGCCAAGAAATGATGAAGCTGGATACAACTAGTGCCGATTACAGCACTCAAGTTGCAGCACTAGCTGACAAGAAAGCGAACATTGATCGCCAGAGCTTTATTCTGAAGAGCGAGCTTCGCCAACAGTTTAATGCCGTTCTGACCGATGAGCAGCGCGCAACGATGAAATCTATGCAGGAAAAGCGTCAGGAACGTATGCAAAAGCGCATGGAAAAGCAGGAAGCAAAGAAAGCAGCTAAGGCAGAAAAAACCAAAGCTGAGACCCCAGCGCCAGCTGAAGCAGATAAAGAAACTAAAGCCGCTGAATAA
- a CDS encoding paraquat-inducible protein A, whose protein sequence is MTKSLIRRFTKQGIAINILLLCSLVALVIGVTAPLLTLQKLYFIENTISLISTIKSLYNDKEWLLFVIILLFSLIIPVIKITSLLLITNLDHNPGSPLDKTLSLIETLGKWSMLDVFVVALLLVSVKLGALAKVEVHYGLYVFAASVILTMGLSFWIYKLAHNQQ, encoded by the coding sequence ATGACAAAATCTCTTATCAGACGTTTTACCAAACAGGGTATTGCGATCAATATACTCTTACTGTGCAGCTTGGTAGCATTAGTCATTGGAGTTACTGCACCTCTATTAACACTACAGAAACTCTATTTCATAGAAAACACCATTTCTTTAATTTCCACCATTAAAAGCCTCTATAATGATAAAGAATGGCTACTATTTGTCATAATTTTGTTATTTAGCCTAATTATCCCAGTGATAAAAATAACCAGCCTGCTGCTAATTACCAATCTTGACCATAATCCGGGCTCACCACTTGATAAAACACTGTCGCTGATCGAGACTTTAGGTAAGTGGTCAATGCTAGATGTCTTTGTGGTCGCACTACTGCTCGTTTCCGTAAAACTTGGGGCATTGGCTAAAGTAGAAGTGCATTATGGGCTTTATGTTTTTGCAGCCTCTGTCATATTGACCATGGGGCTTAGCTTCTGGATCTACAAACTAGCCCACAATCAACAATAA
- a CDS encoding OmpA family protein, with protein sequence MIKRALLLLLLTAVWAFGSWWYYTCMIKGFCRANGVFTSAAERANTAALPATVAATGALALADSDADTSTETAADTKADTPVAPVTTTTDFIDADNDAISDETERSLGTDPENDDSDGDGIKDNIELGTDLKTPVDTDGDGIIDALDEDDDNDTISTMDETTNGTDPRSADSDADGLSDSIENKATGKLGTDPMSPDSDGDGLNDAAEVGPDPETPIDTDKDGIIDALDDDDDNDGIPTSLELKLNSDPINADSDGDGIKDGDELGESGMPADTDGDGVIDLIDSTNDTPNDADLSAAPADAPADDKAAVTDEPASDDEVTITSSEDGTGASANADITIQKSRLYFPFHSANPKLSNAATNYFKEVVQWLNSNPAHSVVLTGHTDDIGKAKNNLNLGLKRAVEIKNMMIKLGANATQIDVASMGETQPIANNKTESGRRKNRRVELVPLIK encoded by the coding sequence ATGATAAAACGAGCATTACTATTGCTGCTGTTAACCGCCGTTTGGGCATTTGGTAGCTGGTGGTATTACACCTGTATGATTAAAGGCTTCTGCAGAGCAAATGGTGTTTTTACCAGTGCCGCTGAACGAGCAAACACTGCAGCACTTCCGGCGACTGTCGCAGCAACTGGCGCACTTGCGCTGGCTGACTCCGATGCAGACACAAGCACAGAAACTGCCGCTGACACGAAAGCAGATACGCCTGTAGCACCAGTGACAACCACCACTGACTTTATCGATGCGGATAACGATGCGATCTCCGATGAAACTGAGCGCAGCCTCGGCACTGATCCTGAAAATGATGATAGCGATGGCGATGGTATTAAAGACAATATCGAGCTAGGAACGGATCTGAAGACACCAGTCGATACTGATGGCGATGGCATCATCGATGCGCTGGATGAAGATGATGATAACGACACCATCTCTACCATGGATGAAACCACTAATGGCACCGATCCTCGCTCCGCTGACAGCGATGCCGATGGCTTAAGCGACTCCATCGAAAACAAAGCCACTGGCAAGCTTGGCACTGACCCAATGAGTCCTGACAGTGATGGCGATGGTTTGAACGATGCGGCCGAAGTTGGCCCAGATCCTGAAACCCCAATTGACACGGATAAAGATGGCATTATCGATGCATTGGATGACGATGATGATAATGACGGCATCCCAACCAGCCTTGAGCTTAAGCTAAACAGCGATCCAATCAATGCTGATAGCGATGGCGACGGCATCAAAGATGGCGATGAGCTTGGCGAGTCTGGCATGCCTGCCGATACCGATGGCGATGGCGTAATCGATTTGATTGATTCCACCAACGACACGCCTAACGATGCTGACCTAAGTGCGGCACCTGCAGACGCTCCGGCTGATGACAAAGCGGCGGTAACTGATGAGCCTGCTAGCGATGATGAAGTCACAATCACCTCATCTGAAGATGGAACAGGTGCCAGTGCCAATGCTGACATTACTATCCAGAAGAGTCGTCTGTACTTCCCATTCCACTCAGCGAATCCAAAGCTGTCAAATGCTGCGACCAACTACTTTAAAGAAGTTGTGCAATGGCTAAACAGCAACCCTGCTCACAGCGTAGTGCTGACCGGGCATACGGATGACATTGGTAAAGCTAAGAACAACCTGAATCTGGGACTCAAGCGTGCGGTAGAGATCAAAAACATGATGATCAAACTCGGGGCAAATGCCACGCAGATTGATGTTGCATCCATGGGTGAGACTCAACCAATTGCCAACAATAAGACAGAATCCGGCCGCCGTAAAAATCGTCGCGTCGAACTGGTTCCGTTAATTAAATAA
- the carA gene encoding glutamine-hydrolyzing carbamoyl-phosphate synthase small subunit: MKKRALLVLEDGSVFQGESIGINGTSVGEVVFNTAMSGYQEILTDPSYAQQMVTLTCPHIGNVGVNEEDEECDTIFATGLIVKDVPRLYSSWRGKESLPDYLVRKGIVAIADIDTRRLTRILREKGAQRGCIVAGDDLNEAIALEATKAFPGLKGLDLAKEVSTATTYSWNEGSWQLKPGAQLTLDADKARFKVVAYDFGVKRNILRMLVDRGCDVTVVPAKTPAADVLAMNPDGVFLSNGPGDPEPCDYAIEAITEILAKKIPTFGICLGHQLLGLASGAKTVKMKFGHHGANHPVQDLETSKVMITSQNHGFAVDEDTLPDTLRPTYRSLFDGSLQGIERTDCPAFSFQGHPEASPGPHDIAPVFDKFIVLMEGQG, from the coding sequence TTGAAAAAACGTGCACTATTAGTCTTGGAAGATGGAAGTGTCTTTCAGGGTGAATCAATCGGAATTAATGGAACTAGCGTCGGCGAAGTTGTCTTCAACACGGCAATGAGTGGTTATCAGGAAATCCTGACAGACCCATCCTACGCTCAGCAAATGGTTACCTTAACTTGCCCACACATCGGTAATGTCGGTGTGAATGAGGAAGATGAGGAATGTGACACGATCTTTGCAACAGGCTTAATTGTCAAAGACGTGCCTCGTTTGTACAGCAGCTGGCGTGGAAAAGAAAGTCTGCCAGACTATCTGGTCCGTAAAGGCATTGTTGCTATCGCTGATATCGATACTCGACGTCTGACCCGCATTTTGCGTGAGAAGGGTGCGCAGCGTGGTTGTATCGTTGCAGGTGATGACCTGAATGAAGCAATCGCACTAGAAGCGACTAAAGCATTCCCCGGCCTTAAGGGCTTAGATCTGGCAAAAGAAGTCAGCACTGCGACAACGTATTCGTGGAATGAAGGCAGCTGGCAGCTAAAGCCGGGCGCTCAATTGACACTGGATGCGGATAAAGCTCGTTTTAAAGTCGTTGCTTATGACTTCGGGGTGAAGCGCAATATCTTACGCATGTTGGTTGACCGCGGTTGTGATGTCACGGTTGTACCCGCTAAAACACCTGCTGCTGATGTGCTAGCCATGAATCCAGACGGCGTTTTCTTGTCGAATGGGCCTGGTGACCCAGAGCCTTGTGATTATGCAATTGAAGCAATCACGGAGATTTTGGCGAAAAAGATTCCTACCTTTGGTATTTGTTTAGGCCATCAGTTATTGGGCTTAGCCAGTGGCGCAAAGACGGTCAAAATGAAATTTGGTCATCACGGTGCTAACCATCCGGTTCAGGATCTGGAAACCTCAAAGGTTATGATTACCAGCCAGAACCACGGTTTTGCGGTAGATGAAGACACTTTGCCGGATACACTGCGACCCACTTACCGTTCATTATTTGACGGAAGTTTGCAAGGTATCGAGCGTACGGATTGTCCGGCATTTAGTTTTCAGGGCCACCCTGAAGCAAGCCCAGGGCCACACGATATCGCACC
- the ntrC gene encoding nitrogen regulation protein NR(I), with translation MPQSEAIWVVDDDQSIRWVLERALTRAQMSVRTFESATELLRALKRDRPEAIISDIRMPDMDGFELLEAVQRDYQDLPVIIMTAHSDMDSAVSAFESGAFEYLPKPFDINEATELARRACEHGRVKEVKATAVDESDEITESGIIGKSVAMQGVFRAIGRLSKSSISVLITGESGTGKELVAAALHEHSPRAEKPFIAINTAAIPKELLESELFGHEKGAFTGAHALRKGRFEQANQGTLFLDEIGDMSADLQTRLLRVLADGKFYRVGGHVPVDVDVRVVAATHQDLEERVRQGLFREDLFHRLNVIRVQIPPLRDRSTDIPLLLTHFLQKAAEDLQTERKVLLPEVQEFLQTLPWPGNVRQLENVSRWMTVMASGREITMDDLPPELMDTEEVKPSGDWRALLSQEIQQRLVSGETRILDDLTPEFERLALEVALQQTAGRKKEAADLLGWGRNTLTRKLKDIYPE, from the coding sequence ATGCCTCAATCTGAAGCAATCTGGGTCGTGGATGACGATCAATCTATCCGCTGGGTTTTGGAGCGCGCACTGACCCGTGCGCAGATGTCTGTCCGAACCTTTGAGTCTGCCACTGAGTTATTACGTGCCTTAAAACGTGACCGCCCTGAAGCGATTATCAGCGATATCCGGATGCCGGATATGGATGGCTTTGAGCTACTCGAAGCCGTGCAGCGCGATTATCAAGACCTGCCCGTCATTATTATGACTGCGCATTCTGATATGGATAGCGCGGTATCGGCATTTGAGAGTGGGGCATTTGAATATCTGCCCAAGCCATTTGATATTAATGAGGCAACCGAGCTGGCGCGTCGTGCTTGTGAGCATGGCAGGGTAAAAGAGGTTAAGGCGACTGCCGTTGACGAATCTGATGAAATTACCGAGTCTGGCATTATCGGTAAATCAGTTGCGATGCAGGGCGTGTTTCGGGCAATTGGTCGCCTGAGTAAATCCAGTATCTCCGTGTTAATTACGGGTGAGTCGGGTACCGGTAAAGAGTTGGTTGCCGCCGCACTGCATGAACATAGTCCCCGCGCAGAAAAACCATTTATTGCGATTAATACCGCGGCGATTCCTAAAGAGCTTTTGGAGTCAGAGCTGTTTGGTCATGAGAAGGGCGCATTTACCGGTGCGCATGCGCTGCGTAAAGGCCGCTTTGAGCAAGCCAATCAAGGGACTCTGTTTCTGGATGAAATCGGTGATATGTCGGCAGACCTGCAAACGCGTCTGCTGCGCGTGCTAGCGGATGGCAAATTCTATCGGGTCGGTGGCCATGTGCCGGTTGATGTGGATGTGCGAGTAGTAGCGGCAACGCATCAGGATTTGGAAGAGCGTGTTCGCCAAGGCTTGTTCCGAGAGGATTTATTTCACAGGTTAAATGTTATCCGTGTGCAAATTCCACCGCTACGCGATCGCAGTACGGATATTCCGTTATTGCTGACCCACTTTTTGCAGAAAGCCGCTGAAGACTTGCAAACAGAACGCAAAGTCTTATTACCTGAAGTGCAGGAGTTTTTACAAACCTTGCCTTGGCCGGGTAATGTTCGTCAGTTGGAAAACGTTAGTCGTTGGATGACCGTGATGGCATCGGGTCGTGAAATTACCATGGATGATCTGCCGCCAGAGCTAATGGACACGGAGGAGGTCAAGCCGAGTGGTGATTGGCGAGCCTTGCTTAGTCAGGAAATTCAACAGCGATTGGTGTCCGGTGAGACCCGTATTCTGGATGATTTGACGCCGGAGTTTGAACGTTTGGCGCTAGAAGTGGCATTGCAGCAAACGGCAGGGCGTAAAAAAGAAGCCGCTGACTTGCTAGGCTGGGGGCGCAATACACTCACTCGTAAGCTAAAAGATATCTACCCCGAGTAA
- the glnL gene encoding nitrogen regulation protein NR(II), with protein sequence MSITDALATSVVMLDEGLKIAYMNVAAEVLFGNSRGRLLGKSYKRLLEQEILDIALEKALETHENQSLRELHLKTAQGEMVIADLVVSTYIAEGEMQGLILELYRIDQQLRISQEELLLSQLRTTQTLVKGMAHEIKNPLGGLRGAAQLLETELPSPELREYTSIIISEADRLQVLVDRMMGSQSPPIQENVNIHEVLERVRKLVSVDLSPGVTIEFDYDPSIPEIRADKDKLIQIVLNIVVNALKAVGDEGKVIFRTRVLRRFMLNHKTHKLVLKLQIIDNGGGIPPAIQDKVFFPMVSGSAEGTGLGLSIAQSLANTHDGLIEFQSTPGDTCFTLLLPIQVL encoded by the coding sequence ATGAGTATTACAGATGCATTAGCCACCTCGGTGGTCATGCTGGATGAGGGGCTGAAGATCGCTTACATGAATGTTGCCGCCGAAGTGTTGTTTGGCAACAGTCGAGGCCGGCTACTAGGTAAGTCTTATAAGCGCTTACTGGAGCAAGAGATTTTAGATATTGCGCTGGAGAAGGCGCTGGAGACGCATGAGAATCAGTCTTTAAGGGAGCTTCACTTAAAAACGGCGCAAGGTGAAATGGTCATCGCTGATTTAGTGGTGAGTACTTATATAGCTGAAGGTGAAATGCAGGGTTTGATTCTTGAGCTCTATCGCATTGACCAGCAGTTACGGATTTCACAGGAAGAACTATTACTAAGCCAATTGCGTACTACGCAGACCTTAGTAAAGGGCATGGCGCATGAGATCAAAAACCCATTAGGTGGTTTGCGAGGCGCAGCGCAGCTATTAGAGACTGAGCTACCCAGCCCGGAGTTAAGAGAATACACCAGCATCATCATCTCAGAGGCAGACCGATTACAGGTATTGGTTGATCGCATGATGGGCTCACAGTCGCCGCCGATTCAGGAAAATGTGAATATTCACGAAGTACTGGAGCGCGTGCGCAAGTTGGTGAGTGTTGATTTGTCGCCAGGCGTGACAATCGAGTTTGATTATGACCCCAGTATTCCTGAAATCCGCGCCGACAAAGATAAGCTGATTCAGATCGTACTAAATATCGTGGTGAATGCGCTAAAGGCCGTGGGCGATGAGGGTAAGGTGATCTTCAGAACTCGGGTATTACGCCGCTTTATGCTGAATCATAAAACGCACAAGTTAGTGCTCAAGCTACAAATTATTGATAACGGCGGCGGTATCCCGCCAGCGATACAGGACAAGGTCTTCTTCCCAATGGTCAGCGGCTCTGCTGAAGGTACGGGATTAGGGCTCTCAATCGCGCAATCACTGGCTAATACGCATGATGGCTTAATTGAATTTCAATCAACGCCTGGCGATACCTGCTTTACTTTATTACTACCAATTCAAGTGCTTTAG
- a CDS encoding helix-hairpin-helix domain-containing protein yields the protein MLPENYTLMDASLEIALMLLAAFLLGWLFCWLMKKLFGKKQIDEIEYSADADMPDLTANRPLKTGLSASSRERLYDPEVGIPRGDADVEIPTVNTPEVNVNSPSVSASAARPRIDLPDLDGPKLDLEGKLDAGLSAGKGALGKGAGIAAAGIGSIAAGAVALKGQIGDKVDDIDLKMPSAEIPDIDLPDASLPNVNIPDIDLPDVELPDVNIPEIDLPSAELPDVDLPELELPDVNVPEIDLPSAELPDVDLPDVELPDVNIPDINLPDADLPDVNIPEIDLSGKLDAGVEMGKGALGKGVGVAAAGLGSIAAGAASLKGKVGETIDGVDLKMPSVETPEIDLPDAELPDVELPDVNVPDIDLPDADLPDVSAPDIDLPDAEIPDVDLPDVELPDVNAADIDLPNAEVNLPDAKLPDVDVPDLSGELDAGLEKGKGVLGKDAGIAAAGLGSLAAGAMSLKDKATDKVDDIKETLNAPDLPKVATPSKGTSTVTTPHSGDDLTRITGINDKVVSALNANGVKTYADLEKLDRTTLKRFLNETDDASLHITEPASWPHQARLCSEHNWSKLREYQDFLSGNRPELTEQTPADDDGSSSARDNLKKIEGIGPFFERTLNEAGITTFAQLKNADRDTLKAIIDAAGPEYHSHEPETWPYQAGLADRGEWKKLKDYIHFMTGRS from the coding sequence ATGCTGCCTGAAAATTACACTTTAATGGATGCATCGCTCGAAATTGCTCTGATGCTGTTAGCGGCATTTTTGCTGGGTTGGTTATTTTGCTGGCTCATGAAGAAATTATTTGGCAAGAAACAGATCGATGAGATCGAATACTCTGCTGATGCTGACATGCCTGATTTAACGGCCAACCGCCCATTAAAAACGGGCTTATCGGCCAGTAGCCGTGAGCGCCTGTATGACCCAGAGGTAGGAATCCCTCGTGGCGATGCGGACGTTGAAATCCCAACCGTAAATACACCCGAAGTTAACGTTAACTCGCCAAGTGTATCTGCCTCGGCCGCACGCCCACGCATCGATTTACCAGACCTTGATGGACCAAAGCTTGACCTAGAAGGCAAATTAGATGCTGGCCTAAGCGCAGGTAAAGGCGCACTCGGCAAAGGTGCTGGTATTGCTGCGGCAGGTATCGGCTCTATTGCTGCAGGTGCGGTGGCACTTAAAGGACAGATCGGCGACAAAGTTGATGATATTGATTTGAAAATGCCATCGGCTGAGATACCAGACATTGATCTGCCGGATGCCTCATTGCCTAATGTGAATATCCCGGATATTGACCTGCCTGATGTTGAGCTTCCGGATGTCAATATTCCAGAGATTGATTTGCCGAGTGCTGAATTACCGGATGTCGATCTTCCAGAGCTTGAGCTTCCAGATGTTAATGTGCCTGAGATCGACTTACCTAGTGCCGAACTACCGGATGTTGACTTACCTGACGTAGAGCTTCCGGATGTTAATATTCCTGACATTAATTTGCCAGATGCTGACCTCCCGGACGTAAACATCCCTGAAATCGACCTTTCCGGCAAATTAGATGCTGGTGTGGAAATGGGTAAAGGTGCTTTGGGTAAAGGCGTCGGCGTTGCTGCAGCGGGCCTAGGCTCAATTGCCGCAGGTGCTGCTTCACTAAAAGGCAAAGTAGGCGAAACGATTGATGGCGTTGATCTTAAAATGCCCTCTGTCGAAACTCCTGAAATCGACTTACCAGATGCTGAACTGCCTGACGTTGAACTACCAGATGTTAATGTGCCTGACATTGATTTGCCCGATGCAGACCTGCCGGACGTGAGTGCACCTGATATTGATTTACCAGATGCTGAAATACCAGATGTCGACCTTCCTGACGTTGAGCTACCGGACGTTAATGCAGCAGACATTGACCTACCCAATGCGGAAGTGAACTTACCTGATGCCAAGCTTCCTGACGTTGACGTCCCAGACCTCTCCGGAGAGTTAGATGCCGGCTTGGAAAAAGGTAAAGGTGTGCTTGGAAAAGACGCTGGAATTGCGGCAGCAGGTCTTGGCTCACTTGCCGCTGGCGCCATGTCGCTTAAAGACAAAGCGACAGATAAAGTTGATGACATCAAGGAAACACTTAATGCACCGGACTTACCAAAAGTTGCAACGCCAAGCAAAGGCACCAGCACTGTAACAACACCCCACTCTGGTGACGATCTGACTCGCATCACCGGTATTAACGATAAAGTCGTTAGTGCACTGAATGCCAATGGCGTAAAAACCTATGCGGATTTGGAAAAGCTTGATCGCACCACACTCAAGCGTTTTCTGAATGAGACAGATGATGCCTCACTGCATATAACTGAACCCGCCAGCTGGCCTCATCAGGCGAGACTGTGTTCAGAACACAACTGGTCGAAGCTTCGCGAGTATCAGGACTTTCTATCGGGCAACCGACCAGAACTAACTGAGCAAACACCTGCCGATGACGATGGCTCAAGCTCTGCCCGCGACAATCTGAAGAAGATTGAAGGTATCGGTCCATTCTTTGAGCGCACACTCAATGAAGCGGGTATCACCACCTTCGCTCAGCTGAAAAATGCAGACCGTGATACGCTCAAAGCGATCATTGATGCGGCTGGCCCTGAGTACCACTCACACGAACCTGAAACCTGGCCTTATCAAGCCGGCCTTGCCGATCGTGGTGAATGGAAAAAACTGAAGGATTACATACACTTCATGACAGGTCGCAGCTAA